ttttctatttttatttttatttttctaaacaaCATAGCTGGAAGCCTTTTGCATATCCTTATACTTGAGCTGTTTGCGTGCGTGTGAAGATCACTAGTTCTTGTGGGTTTTTACATAAAATAGATTGGTGACATATGAACTGGGATGGCTATCAAATTTTATAGGTTTGAGCTTGCCAGCTATTGTGGATTCAACATGCTAGGGATTAGTAGAGTGCCATTGAGTTTACTTTGAATCTTGGAGAGCTAAAATTATTTGTTGGGATAAATTAGATGTTGAGTGTATAAAGTGGAGAGCTGTAGTCTGTTTTTTTCCTTTACTTCGTTGTTGCATTTTAATGCATGGCTTTTCTCTTGCACCAGCAGGTTTTGTTATTTGGGTCATTCACTGAAGATGAAACCAGGTCATGGCAGCAAAAGCCGTCATCTGGGAATGATGAAAAGCCACGGGAAAAGAAAGAACTGCAATTTGGTTCCTTAGATTTTGCTAGTGAAATATCTTCAAGTGATTTGAATTATGATTCAAAGAAGCAGCTGGTTCATGCCAATGGGGCTATTGATTTTGAACCCACAAAAGCACTTTTTGAAGATGGTAAAGTGAGTACTGAAGATTTAGAAAATGATCACTTACCTGGATTATTCGAAACTCTGAAACTAAACGGGAATGTTGATAGTTGCATCCACACATCTCTCATTGATGGCATAGGTGACAGGTTTGATTCAAATTCTTTGTCCCCTTCCCAGATTGAAAGCAGTGAACCTAATCATTCTCAAAGCTCGAAATTTCACGTTCTTGATGGTGAAAAGATGGAGGACAGTGATCACAATGGTACAATGGATGGTTCAAGAGTACCTTTGGCCAAAGGTATTCGGAAGGAGACTAATGGGCTTGATGCGGCTGTTAGAAGCTTACTACCTCATGGCTTAATAAACTCTGGCAATCTATGCTTTCTTAATGCTACATTGCAGGCTCTCTTATCCTGTACTCCTTTTGTTGAGCTCTTACAGGAAATTAGAGCTCATAACATCCCTAAGGTTGGTTCTTGTTATCCATTTATTCCAAGGCacatatttattttgttatctCTAGCACATGGAATTGCTATTGAGGAAATTTAATATATTTCCAATTTGACTATTGTAAGCAAAGTTTAATGTAACAAACTGGTATATCTAACATGTGCCTTGTTGGACTCTAATTTTTAGGTTGGTTACCCGACGATAACAGCATTTGCAGATTTTATCTCTGACTTTAATGTCCCCAGTGGTTTAAgtttaaagaagaaagatatggCCATTCTTGAGACTGGCAGGCCATTTAGCCCCTCTATGTTTGAAGTTGTGCTGAAAAGTTTTACCCCGGATGTGCCAAATAGCATGTCAGGCACGCCAAGGTTTGTTTTTTCCCCAAGATGAGctttttatttgttattattggATATTAAATCTCTAGGGTCTCTAGATAGTTTCAGGCTGGAGCAACTGCTCTGCAATTTGTAATTCCCTGATAAGGGAGGATGGTAAGATCTTTGTGGTTGATTTCATATCTTTGTCAAGGTAAATATTTTCAGAATGATGATAAGAAAAGAATGGGGACAGGGGTATATTTAAATGTGTCTGATACGATTCATACGGAATCACATTTTTTATGAGAGCTTCTGGCAGTTATACTCTTGAAGGGACTTGGATTTTTCTCCTATCACTGCTGTGTCCATGAGtatcattttatatttttccatAGACAAGATCATCGTGGATGTGTGTGAGATATGGGGTGGTTCTGAGTTCttgttgatgatgatattgAAGACTAATATCCATCAACGTGCCTCTGTATAAGCAAAGATTTTAATGCCTATTTCAAGTTAAACCGTTGAAGGTCTTAGATATTTCTTCTCGTTCTCTGATTGTTGTTACTACAAATTATTGCATATGCATGAGGATGGGAAGAGATAGACCCACTTATTTTTTAATGGCATGTGCGATACTTATATTTCATGAACTAGCAAGATTCGTCTACATATGGTAGGAATAATATTGGATGAAAATTTTAAGGACATAATTTACTTTCAACAGGGTGTTGCTTTATGTGAACTTTTGGGGTCGGGTTGGGCTGAGTTAACACTGTGTTGTTGGTATCTTAGTATCTGATGCTGTTATCCTTTATAGGCAGGAAGATGCCCAGGAGTTTCTGAGTTTTTTAATGGATCAGATGCATGATGAATTGCTTAAGCTTGATGGACAGTCCACCGGCATTTGGGGGTCCAAGTCATCTGTTGTTTCTTTGGCTGAAGATGATGAGTGGGAGACCGTTGGCCCAAAGAACAAGTCTGCAGTAACAAGAACTCAAAGCTTCATTCCAACTGAGCTGAGCGATATTTTTGGAGGACAATTGAGAAGTGTGGTGACGGCAAGAGGTGGGCAAAATGTTATTATTAGCTCAGTTAATAGTGCTTCAGTGTTTTGGTTATATTAGTTATACATATTCAGATTTGGTTGTACAAGACTTGATGGATTTATCTCATGCCCTTGTCCGGGTGGGATAATTAGTTTGCGTTATAATTGTTTTGTGTATGAACTTCCGTATTGTGCATGTATGTTCCTTGTGTTAGGGGTGAGGTTCTGAAGTTCTGCAGTGCAGCAATATGTCTTGGTCTGGTCAGGATTAATAACCCTCCATTCCCATTCTTCTGTGGAAACAGGAAACAAAGCTTCTGCTACTGTCCAACCCTATCTCTTGCTTCACCTTGATATTTATCCAGAAGGAGTTCGTACTATTGAAGATGCCCTTCATTTATTTTCTGCACCAGAAACCCTTGAAGGGTACCGAACATCAGTGACGGAAAAGGTATCCTTATTGTTTTACTTGAttattttaatctttatttgctgtcattttgttgtggtataCAGTCTCATTTTCCACAAGTGGTGGAGTGGCTTGGATATTATGGCTAATGAGTTGAAGCATGCTTTTTTACTTGAGATAATTCTGCAAAGTACAAGGATGGATTCTTCTCCAAGGCTCTCCTGAAACCTGCATAAATGTTACGTTGTCTTTTTGTGTTTAACACAATGATTGAAAAGAAAGTCATGTTATTCTTAATTCACTTTATTGTTCGTTTGAAAACTAAATTCTAGATGAGTGTCTGAAAGATCTTACAATCAGTGCCAAATTAACCTGATTTCGCTTCCTGCTCTCTTGAATTATACGGGTGCAGTAGGGTGGGTACTGCCTGTGAACTACTCCAATTTCCAAGTCCAGTTGATTATAGTCTTTCTCAAAGTGGGCGTTAGTCGCAATGGTTCTATTCGTGGCTTGCTGTTGCTCTTGGACCATGAATTACTGTTAGTGTTTTTTGGCTTCTGGATATTGATTTTGTTTGTGAGAATAAAACATGTGAAAACATGGAAGCAAAGCAACACTACCAAACTTCTCTTGCTATGCGCATTTTGAAGATAGAATATATGCTTCATACTTGTGGAAGTAGGAGTTTGTGACATGCAAATGCTTGCAGGCTGGTGTTGTTTCTGCCAGAAAATCTGTTAAGATTCAGAAGCTATCAAAAGTTATGATCCTGCACCTGAAGCGTTTTAGTTATGGAAGCCAAGGGAGCACCAAGTTGCATAAGCCTGTTCGCTTTCCTCTTGAGTTGATGTTGGGTCGGGAACTGCTTGTTTCTCCATCTACTGAGGTATCACTCTCAATTTACTCAACTTCTATAAGTTCTTTCATTGATGATGTATTGTAACTTATGCGTCTAAGTTTATGTGTACTCACTTGTGCTGCCTTTTGGGTCGTGAATACTGGAAATATGATAGTCTCATTATTTTTGGATGATCCATTTTGCCTGGCTTGACTTGCATCTTTCTCTCAACATCTTCTTGTGCCATTTTCTATCATAGGTGATGGTtgaatcatccaaattttgcTCTTCCTTGTATCTGGGTTAGAGTTCTGCGGAACCGCCTTAGTGCCTTTCAAAACCTGCTACCCGAAAGTATATGAATGATTCTATGATTTAGATCCTCGAACATTTTTTTACTGTTGCTGTTAGTTTTCCATAAAAGATGAAAACTGTATGGAAGTTAATGCGCATTGTTTGTGCACAACATTGAAATTCTTAAATTATACGTACTGGATTTACCTTTTTCTTAAAAGATTTACAACAAACAGTAGTGTGATACATATATTCTTCTGGATCCAGACCGACAGAGGTAATCCtattttaactatttatttGGAGTGCCATGGTCAAATCGAAAGTTTGGATGGCTCTCTCTTTTCATTTCTCTTGGTTTTAGGTTCCAATTTTCTCATCTACATGTAAAGATGTAATTTACATTTCAGGTGACTGCTGTTGACTGATCATTTGTTTTACGCCTTGTTTTTATAGGGCCGCAAATATGAACTTGTTGCCACAATAACCCACCATGGCGGAGAGCCCTCAAAGGGCCATTACACTACTGATGCCCGCTATCCTAATGGGCAGTGGCTACGATTTGATGATGCATCTGTTTCTGCTGTTGGAACCGGTAAGGTGTTGCATGACCAGGCTTATGTCCTCTTCTACAAGCAAGTGTAGAAGGTATCAGAGTTCTGTCTCTAATTAACACATCCGGAAAAATGCGAAGGTGTTTCCGGTTTATGGTTAAGGTTTGACTTGACTATCATCCTTCAGTAATGCCCTGTGACGACTCTTTGAGATGAATGTTTGAAGGAGCTTCTGTTTTGGGTTACTCTCTATACCACTAGCTAcagctttttcctttttctgttaGAGATCTAAGTTGCCACATACTGTGGTTTTATGGAAATGGGATGAGATGAGGACAGATGCTGTGTAACTTGAGAATGCTTTATATTAACATATATTTCTTTACGAAGTCATTCATATGGTATAGTTTTTATTACTTCTGATTCTGTGAGCTCGGACTTGACGCCTCCAATTTAGGTacatattgaatgttcaaatgatAAGTTTGTATGGTATGGTTTTCGTCTCtcagttataaaaaaaagtagtaTGAAGCCAAAAATTTTAGACCATATATATTAGACATTATGTTACAAGAGAATCAACTTGAGTGACCAACTTGAGCGCTTCTATATGAACATGTTTATTGGATTTAATtaattgtgtgtgtatatttgaTTGGGATTAACTAATTAAGCACAAATTAACCACTAAACcatctttaaattaattttgtgttgtttttAATGGCAATTCCAATTCCAAGCCAGCTTGAGTGAGCCCCACACTTGGGATTACACCATGCCATTGCATGCTTTGTCTAATTGTCTCATTCACagttctttttgtctttttgttaaATGTCCATTTCTTAATTAATCTAGTAAAATTAAAGTTAGAAGAACCCATAAAACTTGTGACtcaatttatatatgtatgcttTGTGGGTCCTTCTTTGGAATTTGttttggacacataatccaaACACAATTtgattagggttttgggtttgaaGTTTAGgaaaaacacaaaccaaaacgcATTGATAATGTCTgtccacaaacaaacaaattgtcTCTCCATCCTCACTAGTACATTGTTAAGACCAATACCCCAATTTTAAGACAAGATGTTACCTTTCAAAGCAAAAATGACAattgttgtcttttttttaCCCACAACCTATGAACCTAATCAAAAAAATACTTAGACCCTCAATTTATGGCCATTATTTTACCCTCAATTAATGTGAATTATTATATGTTAAGGGGTCTTATATGTGTTTTTATAATTAATGATCGTCCCATATACCAAGTGGGATTAAGGATAAAAAGATGATCATAAATTGAGGATTTGTAATATTGCTCATGTATTTGCATATCATGTAACTATAGGTGTCCACTTTTGGAAATCCTAACAAGTTTCATACACCCAAAAACCAAAACTTTACATAAAACCAATAATAGTAGGAACTAAATTGATAAAATTGCATCTAATTAACTTAGGGTTTTGgaataattatttgttttcaacCCCTTCAACAAGCTCTTGCTCCACTTTGATCACCTTTTGCTTTGGTTTGATCATATAATGAAGTGCATGTGGATTCAGTTGAAGCAATatctaataaataaaaaataataataatccacCAAAGGCTGTTGTGTTAAAGGGCATGGAAGACATTTACCACAATTACAAATTTTGTCAGCACCATATGTAGATGTGCACCATGACTCATAAAAACTTTTGGCATTTTGTACACCAATATAGGTTAAATTGGAGCATCCcttgaagaagccaacaaagagaAATGCTTGCCATTATcaacaccatcaccaccacACAAAAGGGCACTACAAATCTACAATAGGATAATGGAAGGACAAATGTTTAAGGATAATTAGGCTAAGATGATGATAATATTGttgttgtaagttgtaacttgtaagtcaTCACATCCAAGACTGAAAAAGTCCATGCCTAAAGTTAAATCTTCTATCTACTTTTGGACTTTTTCATTACCACTTTGTCTCTTTGTCCTAATGTGAGAAAGTCCCAAGTGAGTGATCTTTGGTTTTGCAAAAGAGAACAAATTGAGGTTTTGTTGGCACTTGTAAGACTTTCCCTTGCAATCCCCACTATCACCCACTAAGCAACAAACAATGGATGGtggtgttttgttttgttttgtcaaGGCATGCTTGGAAAGAGCACATAACAAGCTTTGGCCTTTGGGAGACCTATTATTCCAATCCACTTCACATATTGACAAAAGAGGCTCCCAGGCTTAATAAGAGATGGGATGCCAACAAACCACTTCTACagttctagagagagaaagaaacaacATATTTGTCTTTGCGAGAGAAATATTGGGAGAGAGAGATCATGGCACTGTATTTCAAGAAATTCCATATTCCTCAATTCTCCAAAGGACAACATGACATATAGTGCCACAAACAACCTCTTCTTTTGTCGCCAACGTAGCCATGGAGAAGTCCTTCAAGACAACAACTTTAATCCCAACTTCTGCAACAAAACAATAGACCACATTCCCTGTACACCTCCTCCTAACCCACTTTGAAGAGATCAGGAGATTTGAGGTCCTCAAGCCTGCAGCTTTTCTTGGGGTTTTTGGTGGGTTTTCTGTCTACTTTAAAACCCAGTTAGGAATTTTATTTTGCTGCTTTGTATGATTGTTGATTCACGGGAGAAACAGGTGTTTTTACTCTGGTAAtcctctgtctctgtctctgctTCAagatttttgtcattttttaccTTGCCTagatggtttttcttttttgtggttTGATTTTCCGTTTATAATTGTACGCTTTGTCTTGTTTGTTGAGGAAAGTTGGAAGTAGAGAACTGATAAAATACCAGTTGAGTATGCTTTGTGATCTCGATTGGATTGAAGATTTATCTGTTTGTGTATGATTATGCTTCATACTCTGTTCCTGAAATAATATTTGAAAGGCAAAAGTAGAATATTTGGATATCGGAATTCCGCTGAACTGAGCTTGTTCTGCTGAGTTTTGTTTCTCATATGAAAGCATTAAAAGTATAACTGTTGTTTTCAACTCCCTTCTCTGTATTCCAGTTGCCACTCATTGGTAACTTCTTTAAATTTCTGCATTATCAGACAAATGAAACTACTACTGCTAAATTCTTTCTGCTTTGTGGCTAGTTTAAAATCcatatatgttttgtttgatttgctAGAAGATTTTAAACTTAGTCTGA
This genomic window from Tripterygium wilfordii isolate XIE 37 chromosome 9, ASM1340144v1, whole genome shotgun sequence contains:
- the LOC120006118 gene encoding ubiquitin carboxyl-terminal hydrolase 24-like isoform X1 — its product is MSNPKQVLLFGSFTEDETRSWQQKPSSGNDEKPREKKELQFGSLDFASEISSSDLNYDSKKQLVHANGAIDFEPTKALFEDGKVSTEDLENDHLPGLFETLKLNGNVDSCIHTSLIDGIGDRFDSNSLSPSQIESSEPNHSQSSKFHVLDGEKMEDSDHNGTMDGSRVPLAKGIRKETNGLDAAVRSLLPHGLINSGNLCFLNATLQALLSCTPFVELLQEIRAHNIPKVGYPTITAFADFISDFNVPSGLSLKKKDMAILETGRPFSPSMFEVVLKSFTPDVPNSMSGTPRFVFSPRQEDAQEFLSFLMDQMHDELLKLDGQSTGIWGSKSSVVSLAEDDEWETVGPKNKSAVTRTQSFIPTELSDIFGGQLRSVVTARGNKASATVQPYLLLHLDIYPEGVRTIEDALHLFSAPETLEGYRTSVTEKAGVVSARKSVKIQKLSKVMILHLKRFSYGSQGSTKLHKPVRFPLELMLGRELLVSPSTEGRKYELVATITHHGGEPSKGHYTTDARYPNGQWLRFDDASVSAVGTGKVLHDQAYVLFYKQV
- the LOC120006118 gene encoding ubiquitin carboxyl-terminal hydrolase 24-like isoform X2 yields the protein MSNPKVLLFGSFTEDETRSWQQKPSSGNDEKPREKKELQFGSLDFASEISSSDLNYDSKKQLVHANGAIDFEPTKALFEDGKVSTEDLENDHLPGLFETLKLNGNVDSCIHTSLIDGIGDRFDSNSLSPSQIESSEPNHSQSSKFHVLDGEKMEDSDHNGTMDGSRVPLAKGIRKETNGLDAAVRSLLPHGLINSGNLCFLNATLQALLSCTPFVELLQEIRAHNIPKVGYPTITAFADFISDFNVPSGLSLKKKDMAILETGRPFSPSMFEVVLKSFTPDVPNSMSGTPRFVFSPRQEDAQEFLSFLMDQMHDELLKLDGQSTGIWGSKSSVVSLAEDDEWETVGPKNKSAVTRTQSFIPTELSDIFGGQLRSVVTARGNKASATVQPYLLLHLDIYPEGVRTIEDALHLFSAPETLEGYRTSVTEKAGVVSARKSVKIQKLSKVMILHLKRFSYGSQGSTKLHKPVRFPLELMLGRELLVSPSTEGRKYELVATITHHGGEPSKGHYTTDARYPNGQWLRFDDASVSAVGTGKVLHDQAYVLFYKQV
- the LOC120006118 gene encoding ubiquitin carboxyl-terminal hydrolase 24-like isoform X3: MSNPKQVLLFGSFTEDETRSWQQKPSSGNDEKPREKKELQFGSLDFASEISSSDLNYDSKKQLVHANGAIDFEPTKALFEDGKVSTEDLENDHLPGLFETLKLNGNVDSCIHTSLIDGIGDRFDSNSLSPSQIESSEPNHSQSSKFHVLDGEKMEDSDHNGTMDGSRVPLAKGIRKETNGLDAAVRSLLPHGLINSGNLCFLNATLQALLSCTPFVELLQEIRAHNIPKVGYPTITAFADFISDFNVPSGLSLKKKDMAILETGRPFSPSMFEVVLKSFTPDVPNSMSGTPRQEDAQEFLSFLMDQMHDELLKLDGQSTGIWGSKSSVVSLAEDDEWETVGPKNKSAVTRTQSFIPTELSDIFGGQLRSVVTARGNKASATVQPYLLLHLDIYPEGVRTIEDALHLFSAPETLEGYRTSVTEKAGVVSARKSVKIQKLSKVMILHLKRFSYGSQGSTKLHKPVRFPLELMLGRELLVSPSTEGRKYELVATITHHGGEPSKGHYTTDARYPNGQWLRFDDASVSAVGTGKVLHDQAYVLFYKQV